From Halotia branconii CENA392, the proteins below share one genomic window:
- the gmk gene encoding guanylate kinase — MMQALPIQSCANTQEDQSPGRLIVLTGPSGVGKGTLMRSLLQRHPQLYYSVSVTTRSPRPGEIEGKNYYFISRSKFEQLIAKGEFLEWAEFAGNYYGTLRETVLNQVRSGKLVVLEIELEGARQIRTFFPHVLSIFILPPDFDELEKRIRGRGQDSEEAIARRLCRAKEEVKAAGEFDIKVVNDNFETALNAIETALFNSNS; from the coding sequence ATAATGCAAGCTTTACCTATCCAGAGTTGTGCTAATACCCAAGAAGACCAGTCTCCAGGCAGGTTAATTGTTTTAACTGGGCCTAGTGGGGTTGGTAAAGGCACTTTAATGCGATCGCTGTTGCAGCGCCATCCCCAATTGTATTATTCCGTATCTGTAACTACTCGTTCTCCCCGTCCAGGAGAAATCGAAGGCAAAAATTATTACTTTATTAGTCGCAGCAAGTTTGAACAGTTGATTGCTAAAGGCGAATTTTTAGAATGGGCGGAATTTGCTGGTAACTATTACGGTACTCTCCGTGAAACTGTACTTAATCAAGTTCGCTCAGGCAAGTTGGTAGTGCTAGAAATCGAACTAGAAGGGGCAAGACAAATCCGTACTTTTTTTCCTCATGTTCTCAGCATTTTTATTCTACCGCCTGACTTTGATGAATTAGAGAAACGGATACGCGGTCGTGGTCAAGATTCTGAAGAAGCGATCGCCCGTCGTCTATGCCGTGCCAAAGAAGAAGTGAAAGCAGCAGGTGAGTTTGATATTAAAGTTGTCAATGATAATTTTGAAACTGCTCTCAATGCGATAGAAACAGCTTTATTTAATTCCAATTCCTGA
- the remA gene encoding extracellular matrix/biofilm regulator RemA gives MEIQLINIGFGNIVSANRVVAIVSPESAPIKRIITEARDKNQLVDATYGRRTRAVIITDSSHVILSAIQPETVANRFVISREHHVVDN, from the coding sequence ATGGAAATACAGTTAATTAATATCGGTTTCGGCAACATAGTATCTGCTAACCGAGTAGTTGCGATCGTTAGTCCAGAATCTGCCCCGATTAAGCGGATTATTACCGAGGCGCGGGATAAAAACCAGCTAGTTGACGCAACTTATGGTCGTCGGACTAGGGCTGTAATTATTACGGATTCCAGCCACGTTATCCTGTCGGCGATTCAGCCTGAAACGGTTGCGAATCGCTTTGTGATTTCCCGCGAGCATCATGTTGTAGATAATTGA
- a CDS encoding ribbon-helix-helix domain-containing protein has protein sequence MKTAISLPDLVFEEAEALARELGISRSELYTKALKIYLRKYNRNQILNKLNQVYSQESSELDPIFAKLQFVSLCREDW, from the coding sequence ATGAAAACTGCAATTTCGCTTCCAGATTTAGTTTTTGAAGAGGCAGAAGCACTAGCTAGAGAGTTAGGTATATCACGCAGCGAACTTTACACAAAAGCTTTGAAAATATATTTACGGAAATACAACCGTAATCAGATCTTAAACAAACTGAATCAAGTTTATTCTCAAGAGTCATCTGAACTAGATCCAATATTTGCAAAGTTGCAATTTGTGTCTTTATGCCGTGAGGATTGGTAG
- a CDS encoding type II toxin-antitoxin system PemK/MazF family toxin, producing MYRGEIWWANLPDPLGSEPGYRRPILIVQDDIFNQSRISTVIVVVITSNIQLAKAPGNVLLLREATGLSKDSVANVSQILTVDKTFLVERFGVLPEYLQEEVDEGLRTILYL from the coding sequence GTGTATCGCGGAGAAATTTGGTGGGCAAACTTGCCTGATCCACTTGGTTCAGAACCTGGATATCGCCGTCCTATTTTGATAGTTCAAGATGATATTTTTAATCAAAGTCGTATTAGCACCGTAATTGTGGTAGTTATTACCTCTAACATTCAGTTAGCAAAAGCGCCAGGTAATGTGTTGTTACTACGTGAAGCTACAGGTTTATCCAAAGATTCTGTAGCTAATGTTTCTCAAATTTTGACTGTTGACAAAACGTTTTTAGTAGAGCGTTTTGGAGTATTACCAGAATATCTACAAGAAGAAGTAGACGAAGGACTGCGAACTATATTATACCTTTAG